In Labrus mixtus chromosome 3, fLabMix1.1, whole genome shotgun sequence, a single window of DNA contains:
- the mcoln3b gene encoding mucolipin-3 isoform X2: protein MEDSGDLYDEYETDHQHHCLEDQDNVECLRRKIKYFFMNPCEKYHARGRKPWKLALQIIKIAIITIQLMSFGLSNQMVVTFKEENLMTFKHLFLKDYVDASSDTYAVYRQDDVYDHIDYIIDKYGHLHNITVGNHEYEKKGSTYTPMTVCQDFYLNGSIFPSNETFEIDAQVVTECLEVSPMYHTSLQEGYPHFELHFKRMLSVKITFVLKAINLQTVRHRELPDCYDFTVIITFDNQVHSGRIKVNLENDVDINECRDWKVTGASARNINLTVLFDCLIIVTCITSFALCTRSVINGIQLQLEYTLYCRKNIGKEVPLSDKLEFLNGWYILIIVSDMLCIIGSILKIEIQTKVLTSYDICSIFLGTGTMFVWIGVIRYMGYFRKYNILILTLRAAFPNVIRFICCAGIIYLSYCFCGWIVLGPYHEKFRTLNTVSECLFSLINGDDMYPTFKNMKQKSSLVWVFSRVYLYSFVSLFIYMILSLFITIITDTYDTIKQQQSGTPTSELQKFLSVCKDLPNSGLYRLNENKGCFLNCCVNRFRHLDESLTSEA from the exons ATGGAGGATTCCGGTGACCTGTATGATGAGTATGAGACAGACCACCAACATCATTGTCTGGAGGATCAGGACAACGTGGAGTGTCTCAGAAGGAAGATCAAATATTTCTTTATGAATCCCTGTGAAAAGTACCATGCTCGTGGCCGGAAACCGTGGAAACTCGCACTGCAGATCATCAAGATCGCCATTATTACCATCCAG TTGATGTCTTTTGGGCTGAGCAACCAGATGGTTGtcacatttaaagaagaaaatctgaTGACATTCAAGCACCTCTTCTTGAAAGATTATGTTGATGCAAGCAGTGATACATATGCTGTTTACAGACAGGACGATGTTTATGACCACATCGATTACATCATTGATAAG TACGGTCATCTGCACAACATCACAGTGGGCAATCACGAGTATGAGAAAAAGGGCTCTACCTACACCCCCATGACAGTGTGTCAGGACTTTTACCTGAACGGTTCCATCTTTCCCAGCAATGAGACCTTTGAAATAGATGCCCAAGTGGTGACTG AGTGCCTCGAAGTGTCTCCGATGTATCACACCTCATTACAGGAGGGGTATCCACATTTTGAATTGCATTTCAAAAG GATGCTCTCTgtaaaaatcacatttgttCTCAAGGCCATAAATCTACAGACAGTGAGACACCGAGAGCTTCCAGACTGCTACGACTTCACCGTTATT ATCACTTTCGACAACCAAGTTCACAGCGGCAGGATAAAGGTCAACCTGGAAAATGATGTAGACATCAATGAATGCAGAgactggaaagtaactggaGCAT CTGCCAGGAACATAAACCTGACTGTGCTGTTTGACTGCCTCATCATTGTAACCTGTATCACCTCCTTCGCCCTCTGCACACGCTCAGTGATCAATGGGATTCAGCTGCAGCTT GAGTACACGTTGTACTGCAGGAAGAATATCGGTAAAGAAGTCCCTTTGTCAGATAAGCTGGAGTTTTTAAATGGTTGGTACATCCTGATCATCGTGAGCGACATGTTGTGCATCATCGGCTCCATTCTCAAGATAGAGATCCAGACTAAG gtCCTCACAAGTTATGATATCTGCAGTATCTTCCTCGGGACGGGCACCATGTTTGTCTGGATCGGGGTCATCCGCTACATGGGCTACTTCAGGAAATATAAT ATTCTCATCCTgacactcagagcagctttCCCAAATGTAATCCGGTTCATCTGCTGTGCTGGAATCATCTACCTCAGCTACTGTTTCTGTGGCTGGATCGTCCTCGGCCCGTATCATGAGAAG TTCCGGACCTTGAACACGGTGTCAGAGTGTCTGTTCTCCCTGATCAACGGAGACGACATGTATCCCACCTTTAAGAACATGAAGCAGAAGAGCAGCCTGGTGTGGGTTTTCAGCAGGGTCTATCTCTACAGCTTTGTCTCGCTCTTCATCTACATGATCCTCAGCCTcttcatcacaatcatcaccGACACCTACGACACCATCAAG CAGCAACAGAGTGGAACCCCGACGTCGGAGCTGCAGAAGTTCTTGTCGGTGTGTAAAGATCTGCCAAACTCCGGGTTGTACCGACTCAATGAGAACAAAGGCTGCTTCTTAAACTGTTGCGTCAACAG GTTCAGGCATCTTGACGAGAGTCTGACTTCAGAGGCGTAG
- the mcoln3b gene encoding mucolipin-3 isoform X1 yields the protein MEDSGDLYDEYETDHQHHCLEDQDNVECLRRKIKYFFMNPCEKYHARGRKPWKLALQIIKIAIITIQLMSFGLSNQMVVTFKEENLMTFKHLFLKDYVDASSDTYAVYRQDDVYDHIDYIIDKYGHLHNITVGNHEYEKKGSTYTPMTVCQDFYLNGSIFPSNETFEIDAQVVTECLEVSPMYHTSLQEGYPHFELHFKRMLSVKITFVLKAINLQTVRHRELPDCYDFTVIITFDNQVHSGRIKVNLENDVDINECRDWKVTGASARNINLTVLFDCLIIVTCITSFALCTRSVINGIQLQLEYTLYCRKNIGKEVPLSDKLEFLNGWYILIIVSDMLCIIGSILKIEIQTKVLTSYDICSIFLGTGTMFVWIGVIRYMGYFRKYNILILTLRAAFPNVIRFICCAGIIYLSYCFCGWIVLGPYHEKFRTLNTVSECLFSLINGDDMYPTFKNMKQKSSLVWVFSRVYLYSFVSLFIYMILSLFITIITDTYDTIKQQQQSGTPTSELQKFLSVCKDLPNSGLYRLNENKGCFLNCCVNRFRHLDESLTSEA from the exons ATGGAGGATTCCGGTGACCTGTATGATGAGTATGAGACAGACCACCAACATCATTGTCTGGAGGATCAGGACAACGTGGAGTGTCTCAGAAGGAAGATCAAATATTTCTTTATGAATCCCTGTGAAAAGTACCATGCTCGTGGCCGGAAACCGTGGAAACTCGCACTGCAGATCATCAAGATCGCCATTATTACCATCCAG TTGATGTCTTTTGGGCTGAGCAACCAGATGGTTGtcacatttaaagaagaaaatctgaTGACATTCAAGCACCTCTTCTTGAAAGATTATGTTGATGCAAGCAGTGATACATATGCTGTTTACAGACAGGACGATGTTTATGACCACATCGATTACATCATTGATAAG TACGGTCATCTGCACAACATCACAGTGGGCAATCACGAGTATGAGAAAAAGGGCTCTACCTACACCCCCATGACAGTGTGTCAGGACTTTTACCTGAACGGTTCCATCTTTCCCAGCAATGAGACCTTTGAAATAGATGCCCAAGTGGTGACTG AGTGCCTCGAAGTGTCTCCGATGTATCACACCTCATTACAGGAGGGGTATCCACATTTTGAATTGCATTTCAAAAG GATGCTCTCTgtaaaaatcacatttgttCTCAAGGCCATAAATCTACAGACAGTGAGACACCGAGAGCTTCCAGACTGCTACGACTTCACCGTTATT ATCACTTTCGACAACCAAGTTCACAGCGGCAGGATAAAGGTCAACCTGGAAAATGATGTAGACATCAATGAATGCAGAgactggaaagtaactggaGCAT CTGCCAGGAACATAAACCTGACTGTGCTGTTTGACTGCCTCATCATTGTAACCTGTATCACCTCCTTCGCCCTCTGCACACGCTCAGTGATCAATGGGATTCAGCTGCAGCTT GAGTACACGTTGTACTGCAGGAAGAATATCGGTAAAGAAGTCCCTTTGTCAGATAAGCTGGAGTTTTTAAATGGTTGGTACATCCTGATCATCGTGAGCGACATGTTGTGCATCATCGGCTCCATTCTCAAGATAGAGATCCAGACTAAG gtCCTCACAAGTTATGATATCTGCAGTATCTTCCTCGGGACGGGCACCATGTTTGTCTGGATCGGGGTCATCCGCTACATGGGCTACTTCAGGAAATATAAT ATTCTCATCCTgacactcagagcagctttCCCAAATGTAATCCGGTTCATCTGCTGTGCTGGAATCATCTACCTCAGCTACTGTTTCTGTGGCTGGATCGTCCTCGGCCCGTATCATGAGAAG TTCCGGACCTTGAACACGGTGTCAGAGTGTCTGTTCTCCCTGATCAACGGAGACGACATGTATCCCACCTTTAAGAACATGAAGCAGAAGAGCAGCCTGGTGTGGGTTTTCAGCAGGGTCTATCTCTACAGCTTTGTCTCGCTCTTCATCTACATGATCCTCAGCCTcttcatcacaatcatcaccGACACCTACGACACCATCAAG CAGCAGCAACAGAGTGGAACCCCGACGTCGGAGCTGCAGAAGTTCTTGTCGGTGTGTAAAGATCTGCCAAACTCCGGGTTGTACCGACTCAATGAGAACAAAGGCTGCTTCTTAAACTGTTGCGTCAACAG GTTCAGGCATCTTGACGAGAGTCTGACTTCAGAGGCGTAG